The following proteins are co-located in the Bordetella bronchialis genome:
- a CDS encoding nitrate/sulfonate/bicarbonate ABC transporter ATP-binding protein has protein sequence MADKNLLDLAGVSKMFRTADGATRSVLEGVDFQLREGEIVALLGKSGSGKSTLLRIMAGLIPADHGSIHYRGQPLYGPAAGIAMVFQSFALFPWLTVRQNVALGLEAQGVPPAEREQRAEAALELIGLAGFGGALPRELSGGMRQRVGIARALATNPDVLLMDEAFSALDVLTGESLRDDMLELWEERRMGTRGILVVSHNIEEAVMMADRILIFASDPGRVRDEIHVTLPRPRNADSPEVRALVDQVYSLMTAKPLPATAAGAPAAPVHQAYRLPDANVGTMEAVLELLSEPPLNGRADLPRLAEEAGLPDEELFPAYEALGLLGLAVVEHGDIALTPVGRRYAGAEQQERQEIFGRQLLAHIPLAANICHSLRQEPTGELPDKQFLDMLEEFLKADEAERVLKVAVEWGRYGEVYGYDYHTGRLHLPSVPAE, from the coding sequence ATGGCCGACAAGAATCTGCTGGACCTGGCCGGCGTCAGCAAAATGTTCCGTACCGCCGACGGCGCCACGCGATCGGTGCTCGAAGGGGTGGACTTCCAGTTGCGCGAAGGCGAGATCGTCGCCTTGCTGGGGAAATCCGGCTCGGGCAAGTCCACGCTGCTGCGCATCATGGCGGGGCTGATTCCGGCGGACCATGGCAGCATCCATTACCGTGGGCAGCCGCTTTACGGCCCGGCCGCCGGCATCGCCATGGTTTTCCAGTCTTTCGCGCTGTTTCCCTGGCTGACCGTGCGCCAGAACGTGGCGCTGGGGCTGGAAGCCCAGGGCGTGCCGCCCGCCGAGCGCGAACAGCGCGCCGAGGCCGCGCTGGAGCTGATCGGCCTGGCCGGCTTCGGCGGCGCGCTGCCGCGCGAGCTGTCCGGCGGCATGCGGCAGCGCGTGGGCATCGCGCGCGCCTTGGCCACCAACCCCGACGTGCTCTTGATGGACGAGGCTTTCTCCGCCCTGGACGTGCTGACCGGCGAATCCCTGCGCGACGACATGCTGGAACTATGGGAAGAGCGCCGCATGGGCACGCGCGGCATCCTGGTGGTTTCGCACAATATCGAAGAGGCGGTCATGATGGCGGACCGCATCCTGATCTTCGCCAGCGATCCGGGCCGGGTGCGCGACGAAATCCACGTCACCCTGCCGCGTCCGCGCAATGCCGATTCGCCGGAGGTCCGGGCGCTGGTGGACCAGGTGTATTCGCTCATGACCGCCAAGCCCTTGCCCGCGACGGCGGCCGGCGCGCCCGCCGCGCCGGTGCACCAGGCCTATCGCCTGCCCGATGCCAACGTCGGCACCATGGAGGCCGTGCTGGAGCTGCTGTCGGAGCCGCCCCTGAACGGCCGCGCCGACCTGCCGCGCCTGGCCGAAGAGGCGGGCCTGCCCGACGAGGAACTCTTCCCCGCCTACGAGGCGCTGGGCTTGCTGGGCCTGGCGGTCGTCGAGCACGGCGACATCGCGCTGACTCCCGTGGGGCGCCGTTACGCCGGCGCGGAGCAGCAGGAACGCCAGGAGATTTTCGGCCGGCAGCTCCTGGCGCATATTCCGCTGGCGGCCAACATCTGCCACTCGCTGCGCCAGGAGCCCACCGGCGAATTGCCCGACAAGCAGTTCCTGGACATGCTGGAGGAATTCCTGAAGGCGGACGAGGCCGAGCGCGTCCTGAAAGTGGCCGTCGAATGGGGCCGCTACGGCGAAGTCTACGGCTACGACTATCACACCGGCCGGCTGCATCTGCCCTCGGTCCCCGCGGAATAG
- a CDS encoding metallophosphoesterase: MRRPPLLTRILAIGILLHVYIGLRLIPDAPVPEAVQVLAALYLAVSCVLIPLGARARQMAPRWSRPAAWTGLMAMGFFSSLLVLTLLRDVALAIAWAAGALGGQPLHLQEVRAASALAVPVLAVLITLVGLYNARRLARTVTVDVPIAGLPPALSGFTIAQISDVHVGPTIRRPYVEAIVAAVNAMQADVVAITGDVVDGPVDVLSPHTAPLAGLVGRYGTYLVTGNHEYYSGAREWVTEFQRLGLTVLSNRHVVISHNGVPLVLAGVTDYSAGQFDPAQRSDPRGALLGAPPDAAVRILLAHQPRTAVAAEPVGYTLQISGHTHGGQFLPWNFFVRLQQPFTAGLKKTGKLWVYTSRGTGYWGPPKRFGAPSEITRIRLVPARQR, translated from the coding sequence ATGCGCCGCCCTCCTCTCCTGACCCGGATTCTTGCCATCGGCATCCTGCTGCACGTCTACATCGGCCTGCGCCTGATACCGGACGCCCCCGTGCCGGAGGCCGTCCAGGTGTTGGCCGCGCTCTACCTGGCCGTGTCCTGCGTCCTGATCCCGCTGGGCGCGCGGGCCCGGCAGATGGCGCCGCGCTGGTCGCGCCCCGCCGCGTGGACGGGCCTGATGGCAATGGGGTTTTTCTCGTCCCTGCTGGTGCTGACGCTGCTGCGCGACGTGGCGCTCGCCATCGCCTGGGCCGCCGGGGCCCTGGGCGGCCAGCCGCTGCATCTCCAGGAAGTGCGCGCGGCTTCCGCGCTGGCCGTGCCGGTGCTGGCGGTGCTCATCACCCTGGTGGGCCTGTACAACGCCCGGCGGCTGGCGCGCACGGTCACGGTCGACGTCCCCATCGCGGGCCTGCCTCCCGCCCTGTCCGGCTTCACGATCGCGCAGATCAGCGATGTGCACGTGGGCCCGACGATCCGGCGGCCCTACGTGGAAGCCATCGTGGCGGCCGTCAATGCCATGCAGGCAGACGTCGTCGCCATCACCGGCGATGTGGTCGATGGCCCGGTGGACGTGCTGTCGCCGCATACGGCCCCGCTCGCGGGCCTGGTCGGCCGCTATGGGACCTACCTGGTGACCGGCAACCACGAGTATTACTCGGGGGCCCGGGAATGGGTGACGGAATTCCAGCGCCTGGGCCTGACGGTGCTGTCGAACCGCCACGTGGTCATTTCGCACAACGGCGTCCCGCTGGTCCTGGCGGGCGTCACCGATTACAGCGCCGGGCAATTCGATCCGGCCCAGCGCAGCGATCCGCGCGGCGCGCTGCTGGGCGCGCCGCCCGACGCGGCGGTCCGCATCCTGCTGGCGCACCAGCCGCGCACGGCGGTGGCCGCCGAGCCGGTCGGCTACACGCTGCAGATTTCCGGCCATACGCACGGGGGACAATTCCTGCCCTGGAATTTCTTCGTCCGCCTGCAGCAGCCTTTCACCGCCGGCCTGAAGAAGACGGGCAAGCTGTGGGTCTATACCAGCCGCGGCACGGGCTATTGGGGCCCGCCCAAGCGCTTCGGCGCGCCGTCCGAAATCACGCGGATCCGGCTGGTCCCCGCGCGCCAGCGCTGA
- a CDS encoding VTT domain-containing protein, with protein MKDIETLLLEYGPFLVFLNVLLEQAGLPIPAYPLLVVAGALVLHGDLPWAVTLAAAVLACLIADAAWYAGGKRFGSGLLNTVCRVSISRDSCIRQTQSLYWRTGPRILLVAKFLPGASALSTVMSGFAGLRFRSFLAYDAAGSLIWAGSALLIGIAFNDMVGDILDMLSDYGVYGLVAIAVVLAGYLAYRWARRKRTIRRFAHVRRVTLDELDEMQAQGCVPVLLDVRAGGDAPLPGAIVVDPRGPIAKEQWPMDAHIVVYCACPEEISAAVLADRLLRAGYRNVSALAGGYNAWVARQQAAQAGADASLDATASASARATGG; from the coding sequence TTGAAAGACATCGAGACCCTGCTGCTGGAGTACGGCCCGTTCCTGGTATTCCTGAACGTGCTGCTGGAGCAGGCCGGCCTGCCCATCCCGGCGTATCCCCTGCTGGTCGTGGCGGGCGCGCTGGTCCTGCATGGCGATCTGCCGTGGGCCGTCACGCTGGCCGCCGCCGTGCTGGCCTGCCTGATCGCCGACGCGGCCTGGTATGCCGGGGGCAAGCGCTTCGGCAGCGGCCTGCTCAACACCGTCTGCCGGGTGTCGATCTCGCGCGATTCCTGCATACGCCAGACCCAATCGCTGTACTGGCGTACCGGCCCGCGCATCCTGCTCGTGGCCAAGTTCCTGCCGGGCGCCAGCGCCCTGTCCACCGTGATGTCGGGCTTCGCCGGGCTGCGGTTCCGCAGCTTCCTGGCCTACGACGCGGCGGGCTCGCTGATCTGGGCCGGTTCGGCCCTGCTTATCGGCATCGCCTTCAATGACATGGTGGGCGACATCCTCGATATGCTGAGCGATTACGGGGTCTATGGGCTGGTCGCCATCGCCGTGGTGCTGGCCGGCTATCTGGCCTACCGCTGGGCGCGGCGCAAGCGCACGATACGGCGCTTCGCCCACGTGCGCCGGGTCACCCTCGATGAACTCGACGAAATGCAGGCGCAGGGCTGCGTGCCGGTGCTGCTGGACGTGCGCGCCGGCGGAGACGCCCCCCTGCCGGGCGCCATCGTGGTCGATCCGCGCGGGCCCATCGCCAAGGAACAGTGGCCGATGGACGCGCACATCGTGGTGTACTGCGCCTGCCCGGAGGAAATCTCCGCCGCGGTCCTGGCCGACCGCCTGCTCCGGGCGGGCTATCGCAATGTGTCCGCGCTGGCCGGCGGGTACAACGCCTGGGTCGCGCGCCAGCAGGCGGCACAAGCCGGCGCCGACGCCTCGCTGGACGCCACGGCGTCCGCCTCGGCGCGGGCTACCGGCGGCTGA
- the xerD gene encoding site-specific tyrosine recombinase XerD yields the protein MAASPPRRTAPGDAPSLQSRRDIDPSVAQFLDALWLEDGLSRNTLGAYRNDLAAFDVWLHENHGRRISTALTGDIEGWFASVHADTRPTTANRRLSALRRYFQWALRERLVAQDPCLAVRSARQPLRTPKTLSEAQVDALLRAPRVETELGLRDKAMLETLYATGLRVSELVGLAALDVNLNEGVVRVVGGKGGKDRLVPLGAEAAHWIDRYVKQARPLLLAGRLCDALFVTVRGEAMHRQTFWLMVGRYAREADIRAPISPHVLRHAFATHLVNHGADLRVVQMLLGHADISTTQIYTHVARERLKSLHAQHHPRG from the coding sequence ATGGCGGCTTCGCCTCCGCGCCGTACCGCCCCGGGCGATGCGCCGTCGCTGCAAAGCCGGCGCGACATCGATCCCAGCGTCGCGCAGTTCCTCGACGCCCTGTGGCTGGAAGACGGCCTGTCGCGCAACACGCTGGGCGCCTACCGCAACGATCTGGCGGCCTTCGACGTCTGGCTGCACGAAAACCACGGGCGCCGTATCTCCACGGCGCTGACCGGCGATATCGAAGGCTGGTTCGCCTCGGTACACGCCGATACCCGCCCGACCACCGCCAACCGGCGGCTGTCCGCCCTGCGGCGCTATTTCCAGTGGGCCCTGCGCGAACGCCTGGTCGCCCAGGACCCCTGCCTGGCCGTGCGTTCCGCCCGGCAGCCTTTGCGCACGCCCAAGACCCTGTCGGAGGCGCAGGTCGACGCCTTGCTGCGCGCGCCGCGCGTGGAAACCGAGCTCGGCCTGCGCGACAAGGCCATGCTCGAAACCCTGTACGCCACCGGCCTGCGGGTGTCCGAGCTCGTCGGCCTGGCGGCCCTGGATGTCAACCTGAACGAAGGCGTGGTGCGGGTGGTCGGCGGCAAGGGCGGCAAGGATCGCCTGGTGCCCCTGGGCGCGGAGGCCGCGCACTGGATCGACCGCTATGTGAAGCAGGCGCGTCCGCTGTTGCTGGCCGGGCGCCTGTGCGACGCCCTGTTCGTCACGGTACGCGGCGAGGCCATGCACCGCCAGACGTTCTGGCTGATGGTGGGCCGGTATGCGCGCGAGGCCGACATCCGCGCGCCGATCTCGCCGCACGTGCTGCGGCATGCCTTCGCCACCCACCTGGTCAACCATGGGGCGGACCTGCGCGTCGTGCAGATGCTGCTGGGCCACGCCGATATCTCGACCACGCAGATCTACACGCATGTCGCGCGCGAGCGCCTGAAGAGCCTGCACGCGCAGCATCATCCGCGCGGATGA
- the alkB gene encoding DNA oxidative demethylase AlkB — MRDKGLPPPSTGDLFGSPDDETPWDEPIAPGAVLLRRYACARAPQVLAAVKAIAASAPFRHLITPGGQRMSVAMTNCGAQGWISDRRGYRYGAEDPLSGRPWPAMPEVLSTLAREAAERAGYAGFAPEACLINLYRPGARLTLHQDRDELDLDAPIVSISLGLPATFLFGGLQRGDRPRRFPVVHGDVAVWGGPSRLAFHGIAPLPDGVHPATGASRVNLTFRKTR, encoded by the coding sequence ATGCGTGACAAAGGACTCCCGCCTCCGTCCACCGGCGACCTGTTCGGCAGCCCGGACGACGAAACGCCCTGGGATGAACCCATCGCCCCCGGTGCGGTGCTGCTGCGCCGCTATGCCTGCGCGCGCGCGCCGCAAGTGCTGGCCGCGGTCAAGGCCATCGCCGCATCGGCGCCTTTCCGGCACCTGATCACCCCTGGCGGCCAGCGCATGTCCGTGGCCATGACCAACTGCGGGGCCCAGGGCTGGATATCCGACCGGCGCGGCTACCGCTACGGTGCGGAAGACCCCCTCAGCGGCCGTCCCTGGCCCGCCATGCCGGAGGTCCTGTCCACCCTGGCGCGAGAGGCCGCCGAACGCGCCGGCTATGCCGGCTTCGCCCCGGAGGCCTGCCTGATCAACCTTTACCGTCCGGGTGCGCGGCTGACGCTGCACCAGGACCGCGATGAACTGGACCTGGACGCGCCCATCGTGTCCATTTCCCTGGGCTTGCCGGCGACCTTCCTGTTCGGCGGCCTGCAGCGCGGCGATCGCCCGCGCCGCTTTCCCGTGGTGCATGGCGACGTGGCCGTATGGGGCGGGCCGTCGCGGCTGGCTTTCCATGGCATCGCGCCCCTGCCCGACGGCGTGCATCCGGCCACCGGCGCCAGCCGCGTCAATCTGACTTTCCGCAAAACCCGCTAG
- a CDS encoding carbonic anhydrase has protein sequence MSDTFNFPKRLTAGYQDFLAGRFPAERNRFRQLAEGQSPEIMVIGCCDSRVAPELIFDAGPGEIFVLRNVANLVPPYEPDSHYHGTSSAIEFAVNGLNVKHIVVMGHASCGGIRSYYDDAEPLAKGDFIGKWMSQIEETARKVDRTGQRQDDLRRLELRVVEHSLKNLMTFPYIRQRVERGELQLHGAYFGVATGLLFIRDPHSGEFVPFGEGPADDLATGRAA, from the coding sequence ATGAGCGATACCTTCAATTTCCCCAAGCGGCTTACCGCCGGCTACCAGGATTTCCTCGCGGGACGCTTTCCCGCCGAACGCAACCGCTTCCGCCAGCTGGCGGAAGGGCAAAGCCCGGAGATCATGGTCATCGGCTGTTGCGACTCGCGCGTGGCGCCTGAACTGATTTTCGACGCCGGCCCCGGCGAGATCTTCGTCCTGCGCAACGTCGCCAACCTGGTGCCGCCGTACGAGCCCGACTCGCATTACCACGGCACCAGTTCGGCCATCGAGTTCGCCGTCAATGGCTTGAACGTCAAGCATATCGTGGTCATGGGCCATGCCTCCTGTGGCGGCATCCGTTCGTACTACGACGACGCCGAGCCCCTGGCCAAGGGCGACTTCATCGGCAAATGGATGTCGCAGATCGAGGAAACCGCGCGCAAGGTGGACCGCACCGGCCAGCGGCAGGACGACCTGCGCCGCCTGGAACTGCGCGTCGTGGAGCACAGCCTGAAGAACCTGATGACGTTCCCCTATATCCGCCAGCGCGTGGAACGTGGCGAGCTGCAACTGCACGGCGCCTACTTCGGCGTGGCGACGGGGCTGCTTTTCATCCGCGATCCCCACTCGGGCGAATTCGTGCCGTTCGGCGAAGGCCCCGCGGACGACCTCGCGACCGGGCGCGCGGCCTGA
- a CDS encoding MetQ/NlpA family ABC transporter substrate-binding protein: MPAPDHPPRRRVLRTLAGAAAGLAAAPVRTLAQPAPLRVGVIASVANEATEIAIAQARDQGVNARLVEFADWVMPNVAVADGSIDANFFQHQPFLDLFNRSRAANLVPVAYGYSTTMGLFSKKVKRGEPIPRGASIGIPADPVNTGRALLLLQSMGLIALKPGAAERATLLDVESNPMDLKFVAIEGAQAARAFDDVTASATYTTFAKHGGLDEKDGLAFDNNDPGNVRRYAIRWVSLPERAQDPRLLKLIAVYQGSEQVKATLRRLYGDLIDFPW, from the coding sequence ATGCCCGCGCCCGACCATCCGCCGCGACGTCGCGTCCTGCGCACCCTGGCCGGCGCGGCCGCCGGTCTCGCGGCCGCCCCCGTCAGGACGCTGGCGCAGCCGGCGCCGCTGCGCGTCGGCGTCATCGCCAGCGTCGCCAACGAAGCCACGGAAATCGCCATCGCGCAGGCCCGCGACCAGGGCGTCAACGCCAGGCTGGTGGAATTCGCCGATTGGGTCATGCCCAATGTCGCGGTCGCCGATGGCTCCATCGATGCCAACTTCTTCCAGCACCAGCCCTTCCTGGACTTGTTCAACCGCAGCCGGGCCGCCAACCTGGTGCCGGTGGCCTATGGCTATTCGACCACCATGGGCCTGTTTTCCAAGAAGGTGAAGCGCGGGGAACCCATTCCGCGCGGCGCGTCCATCGGTATCCCGGCCGATCCGGTCAACACCGGCCGGGCCTTGCTATTGCTGCAGTCCATGGGCTTGATCGCGTTGAAGCCCGGCGCCGCCGAACGCGCCACCTTGCTGGACGTGGAAAGCAATCCCATGGACCTGAAATTCGTGGCGATCGAAGGGGCGCAGGCCGCCCGCGCCTTCGACGATGTCACGGCCTCGGCCACCTATACCACCTTCGCCAAGCACGGCGGGCTGGATGAAAAAGACGGCCTGGCCTTCGACAACAACGACCCCGGCAATGTGCGCCGCTACGCCATACGCTGGGTGTCCCTGCCGGAACGCGCGCAGGATCCGCGGCTGTTGAAGCTTATCGCGGTGTACCAGGGGTCGGAGCAGGTCAAGGCGACCTTGCGGCGCCTGTACGGCGACCTGATCGACTTCCCCTGGTAA
- a CDS encoding AI-2E family transporter, protein MSNSNLHYRTFLFLLIVVSIAFGWILWPFYGAVFWGTILAIIFSPLHRRLLARLGKRRNLAALITLLLCVLIAILPVILITGSLVQEGTALYQQIRSGDLNFGLYLERILNALPPSVHALLDRFDIADVRGLQQKLSAATVQGSQFLATQAFSIGQDTFQFVVSFGVMLYLLFFLLRDGATLSRSISRAIPLSEAYKQHLARKFTTVIRATIKGNVAVAATQGLLGGLAFWVLGIQGSLLWGVLMAFLSLLPAIGAALIWVPVAVYFLVTGAIWQGVGLIAFCVLVIGMVDNIMRPILVGKDTKLPDWIILISTLGGMALFGLNGFVIGPLIAALFTAVWDLFALEGDTPNEE, encoded by the coding sequence ATGAGCAATTCCAACCTGCATTACCGGACCTTCCTGTTCCTTCTGATCGTGGTATCGATCGCGTTCGGCTGGATCCTGTGGCCATTCTACGGCGCCGTGTTCTGGGGCACCATCCTGGCCATCATATTTTCCCCGCTGCACCGCCGCCTGCTGGCGCGCCTGGGCAAGCGCCGCAACCTGGCGGCGCTGATCACCCTGCTGCTGTGCGTGTTGATCGCCATTCTGCCGGTCATCCTGATCACCGGCTCGCTCGTCCAGGAAGGCACGGCGCTGTACCAGCAGATCCGTTCCGGCGACCTGAATTTCGGCCTGTACCTGGAGCGCATCCTGAACGCCCTGCCGCCCTCCGTGCATGCCTTGCTGGACCGCTTCGACATCGCCGACGTCCGCGGGCTGCAGCAGAAGCTCAGCGCGGCCACCGTCCAGGGCAGCCAGTTCCTGGCCACGCAGGCCTTCAGCATCGGGCAGGACACTTTCCAGTTCGTGGTCAGCTTCGGCGTCATGCTCTACCTGCTGTTCTTCCTGCTGCGCGACGGCGCCACCCTGTCGCGCAGCATCAGCCGGGCGATCCCGCTGAGCGAGGCCTACAAACAGCACCTGGCGCGCAAGTTCACCACGGTCATCCGCGCCACCATCAAGGGCAACGTGGCGGTGGCCGCCACCCAGGGCCTGCTCGGGGGCCTGGCCTTCTGGGTGCTGGGCATCCAGGGCTCGTTGCTGTGGGGCGTGCTGATGGCTTTCCTGTCGCTGCTGCCGGCCATCGGCGCGGCGCTGATCTGGGTGCCGGTGGCCGTGTACTTCCTGGTCACCGGCGCGATCTGGCAAGGCGTGGGGCTGATTGCCTTCTGCGTGCTGGTGATCGGCATGGTGGACAACATCATGCGCCCCATCCTGGTGGGCAAGGACACCAAGCTGCCGGACTGGATCATCCTGATTTCCACGTTGGGCGGCATGGCGCTGTTCGGCCTGAACGGCTTCGTGATCGGCCCCCTGATCGCGGCCCTGTTCACCGCGGTGTGGGATCTTTTCGCACTGGAAGGCGATACGCCCAACGAGGAATGA
- a CDS encoding transcriptional repressor, whose protein sequence is MTDSVDLKGIGLKVTFPRLKILDLFRNSEQRHLSAEDVYRHLMNEGVEMGLATVYRVLTQFEQAGLLKRSQLGGNKAVFELNDGDRHHGHLVSTSTGDVEEFVDPEIERRLRQIADDMGYSLTEFTITIFATPK, encoded by the coding sequence ATGACGGATTCGGTCGATCTTAAGGGTATCGGGCTCAAAGTCACATTCCCACGCCTGAAAATACTGGATCTGTTCCGCAACAGCGAGCAACGGCACCTCAGCGCCGAAGACGTCTATCGCCATCTGATGAACGAAGGCGTTGAAATGGGCCTGGCCACCGTCTATCGCGTGCTGACCCAGTTCGAACAGGCCGGGCTGCTCAAACGCAGCCAGCTTGGCGGCAACAAGGCCGTGTTCGAGTTGAACGACGGCGACCGGCATCATGGCCACCTGGTCAGCACCTCGACTGGCGACGTAGAGGAATTCGTCGATCCCGAAATCGAGCGGCGCCTGCGGCAGATCGCCGACGATATGGGCTATAGCCTGACCGAATTCACTATCACGATATTCGCCACGCCCAAATAA
- a CDS encoding LysR substrate-binding domain-containing protein: protein MDFRQLRYFVAVAEELSFSAAARRLHVSQPPLSMQVKSLEDELGATLLRRTKRHVELTEAGTLFLDQARRALQHLERAGDVVRQAMQGEAGEIRVAFTASVPMFEAFPRIVQAFRSRHPAARADLLHMSTGQQLQALADRSIDVGFLRPSILFCPPPDIRVVTLWSDRLMAALPASHPLAREDAPLPVAALAGSSFILFPRGLGCGLFEHVGVLASRAGFALQVGQEAREGATIVGLVAAGMGVSILPETYARTGIPGVVYRPLDTPDAASQILLAHRYDNDTPLLARFFETAAAS from the coding sequence ATGGATTTCCGCCAACTCCGCTATTTCGTGGCGGTGGCCGAGGAACTGAGTTTCAGCGCGGCCGCCCGCCGCCTGCACGTCAGCCAGCCGCCCTTGAGCATGCAGGTGAAATCCCTGGAAGACGAACTGGGGGCGACGCTGCTGCGCCGGACCAAGCGCCACGTGGAATTGACCGAAGCGGGCACGCTGTTCCTGGACCAGGCGCGCCGCGCCCTGCAGCACCTGGAACGGGCGGGCGACGTGGTGCGCCAGGCCATGCAGGGCGAAGCGGGCGAAATCCGCGTGGCGTTCACCGCCTCCGTGCCGATGTTCGAGGCCTTTCCGCGCATCGTCCAGGCTTTCCGCAGCCGGCATCCCGCCGCCCGGGCCGATCTGCTGCACATGTCGACCGGCCAGCAATTGCAGGCCCTGGCCGATCGCAGCATCGACGTCGGCTTCCTGCGCCCGTCGATACTCTTCTGTCCGCCGCCGGATATCCGGGTCGTCACGCTGTGGAGCGACCGGCTGATGGCCGCCCTGCCCGCCAGCCATCCCCTGGCGCGGGAGGACGCGCCGCTGCCGGTGGCGGCGCTGGCGGGTTCGTCCTTCATCCTGTTCCCGCGCGGGCTGGGCTGCGGGCTGTTCGAGCATGTCGGTGTCCTGGCAAGCCGTGCCGGCTTCGCCCTGCAGGTCGGCCAGGAAGCGCGCGAAGGCGCCACCATCGTGGGCCTGGTGGCGGCCGGGATGGGGGTGTCCATCCTGCCGGAAACCTATGCCAGGACGGGGATACCCGGCGTGGTCTATCGCCCGCTGGACACGCCGGACGCCGCCAGCCAGATCCTGCTGGCGCACCGGTACGACAACGACACGCCGCTGCTCGCGCGCTTTTTCGAGACGGCCGCCGCCAGCTGA
- a CDS encoding Bug family tripartite tricarboxylate transporter substrate binding protein, whose amino-acid sequence MRASSALSKFFRVAGLATAVAFAAIPGMSQATDYPSKPIKIVVPYAPGGAVDIVTRLVAQKMGETLKQSIIIDNRPGGATNIGMDIVARAPADGYTLLTSSNSLASNASLFKNLNFDPAKDLIPVGAIGYAPLVVVVPASSEFKALPDLIAYGKANPDKLTYGTAGNGSSGHLASELLKSEGKFEALHVPYKGGAPAITDMLGGRISFMAINPVEAIPHIKAGKMTALAVLDNKPSALLPGVPTIASLGLPNAAASVWWGLCAPKGTPADVVATLNAALQKALADSAVQTRLSELGAVTTPGSAADFGAFVQAETVKWSRVIQSANIKAD is encoded by the coding sequence ATGCGAGCAAGCAGCGCGCTTTCCAAGTTTTTCCGCGTTGCCGGCCTGGCGACCGCCGTCGCCTTTGCCGCAATACCGGGCATGAGCCAGGCAACCGACTATCCGTCCAAACCCATCAAGATCGTCGTCCCGTATGCGCCGGGCGGCGCGGTGGACATCGTCACCCGGCTGGTGGCCCAGAAGATGGGCGAAACGCTCAAGCAAAGCATTATCATCGACAACCGCCCGGGCGGCGCGACCAATATCGGCATGGACATCGTGGCCCGCGCCCCGGCCGATGGCTACACCCTGCTGACCTCGTCCAATTCCCTGGCCAGCAATGCCTCGCTGTTCAAGAACCTGAACTTCGACCCCGCCAAGGACCTGATTCCGGTGGGCGCCATCGGCTACGCGCCGCTGGTCGTCGTCGTGCCGGCGTCGTCGGAGTTCAAGGCGCTGCCCGACCTGATCGCCTACGGCAAGGCCAATCCCGACAAGCTGACCTACGGTACCGCCGGCAATGGCAGCTCGGGCCACCTGGCCAGCGAACTGCTGAAGAGCGAGGGCAAGTTCGAGGCCCTGCACGTGCCGTACAAGGGCGGCGCCCCCGCCATTACCGACATGCTGGGCGGCCGGATCAGCTTCATGGCGATCAATCCCGTCGAAGCCATTCCGCACATCAAGGCCGGCAAGATGACGGCGCTCGCCGTGCTGGACAACAAGCCTTCCGCGCTGCTTCCCGGCGTGCCGACCATCGCCTCGCTGGGCCTGCCCAACGCGGCTGCCTCGGTCTGGTGGGGCCTGTGCGCGCCCAAGGGCACGCCGGCCGACGTGGTGGCCACGCTGAATGCCGCCCTGCAGAAGGCGCTGGCCGATAGCGCCGTGCAGACGCGTTTGTCGGAACTGGGCGCCGTCACGACCCCCGGCAGCGCGGCGGATTTCGGCGCCTTCGTGCAGGCCGAGACCGTCAAGTGGTCGCGCGTGATCCAGTCGGCCAACATCAAGGCCGACTGA